A portion of the Nitratidesulfovibrio termitidis HI1 genome contains these proteins:
- a CDS encoding proline--tRNA ligase: MRWSNCYIPTLKEAPADAEVVSHKLLTRAGMIRKLTSGIYIYMPLGLKAIEKTAAIVREEMNRAGALELSMPMVQPADLWQESGRWEFYGKELLRFQDRNGRDYCLGPTHEEVITDLVRGEVRSYRQLPINLYQIQTKFRDEIRPRFGLMRGREFIMKDAYSFDRDEAGADKSYWAMYEAYQQVFKRLGLRFRAVEADSGSIGGSFSHEFMVLADTGEDTIAACTGCQYAANVERAEVAAPPLSGGTATLPAVGAIEEVPTPGKHTVEEVCAFLGVPQSALVKTLILVADGKPVAALVRGDRELNDVKLKNLLKCDELELAAPELVQQVTGAPVGFAGPVGLNVERVFADHELLASDGWITGANKGDTHLRNVSLPRDAKVERYADLRVITPADACPRCGQPIELTRGIEVGHVFKLGTKYSEPLKCTFLDEDGKEKVMIMGCYGIGVSRVVASCIEQNHDADGIVFPPPIAPFEAVLCCLDPKNGETLGKAEEFYAELKAQGVDVILDDRDERPGVKFKDADLVGMPLQLVVGGKGLARGIVEAKDRRTGEKTELPVEGFAEAFRTWRAAVRAGWGL; the protein is encoded by the coding sequence ATGCGCTGGAGCAATTGCTACATCCCCACCCTGAAGGAAGCCCCGGCAGACGCCGAGGTGGTCAGCCACAAGCTGCTCACCCGCGCGGGCATGATCCGCAAGCTTACCTCGGGCATTTACATCTACATGCCGCTCGGCCTGAAGGCCATCGAGAAGACTGCCGCCATCGTGCGCGAGGAAATGAACCGCGCGGGCGCGCTGGAACTTTCCATGCCCATGGTGCAGCCCGCCGACCTGTGGCAGGAATCGGGCCGCTGGGAATTCTACGGCAAGGAACTGCTGCGCTTTCAGGACCGCAACGGGCGCGACTACTGCCTTGGACCCACGCACGAGGAAGTCATCACCGATCTCGTGCGCGGCGAGGTGCGCTCGTACCGCCAGTTGCCCATCAACCTGTACCAGATCCAGACCAAGTTCCGCGACGAGATTCGCCCGCGCTTCGGCCTGATGCGCGGCCGCGAATTCATCATGAAGGACGCCTACTCCTTCGACCGTGACGAGGCAGGGGCCGACAAGAGCTACTGGGCCATGTACGAGGCCTATCAGCAGGTGTTCAAGCGCCTTGGCCTGCGCTTCCGCGCGGTGGAGGCGGATTCCGGCTCCATCGGCGGCAGCTTCTCGCACGAGTTCATGGTGCTGGCCGATACCGGCGAGGACACCATTGCCGCCTGCACCGGCTGCCAGTACGCCGCCAACGTGGAACGCGCCGAGGTGGCCGCGCCCCCCCTGTCCGGGGGCACCGCCACGTTGCCCGCCGTGGGCGCCATCGAAGAAGTGCCCACCCCCGGCAAGCACACCGTGGAAGAGGTGTGCGCGTTCCTTGGCGTGCCGCAGTCCGCGCTGGTCAAGACGCTGATCCTGGTGGCCGACGGCAAGCCCGTGGCCGCCCTGGTGCGCGGCGACCGCGAACTGAACGACGTGAAGCTGAAGAACCTGCTGAAGTGCGACGAACTGGAACTGGCCGCGCCCGAACTGGTGCAGCAGGTTACCGGCGCGCCCGTGGGCTTTGCCGGGCCGGTGGGCCTGAACGTGGAACGCGTCTTTGCCGACCATGAACTGCTGGCCTCCGACGGCTGGATCACCGGGGCCAACAAGGGCGACACCCACCTGCGCAACGTCAGCCTGCCACGCGACGCCAAGGTCGAACGCTACGCCGACCTGCGCGTGATCACCCCCGCCGATGCCTGCCCGCGTTGCGGCCAGCCCATCGAGCTGACGCGCGGCATCGAGGTGGGCCACGTGTTCAAGCTGGGCACCAAGTACAGCGAACCCCTGAAGTGCACCTTCCTTGACGAGGACGGCAAGGAAAAGGTCATGATCATGGGCTGCTACGGCATCGGCGTGTCGCGCGTGGTGGCCTCGTGCATCGAGCAGAACCACGACGCCGACGGCATCGTGTTCCCGCCGCCCATCGCCCCGTTCGAAGCCGTGTTGTGCTGTCTGGACCCCAAGAACGGCGAAACCCTTGGCAAGGCCGAGGAATTCTACGCTGAACTCAAGGCTCAGGGCGTGGACGTCATTCTGGACGACCGCGACGAACGCCCCGGCGTCAAGTTCAAGGACGCCGACCTCGTGGGCATGCCCCTGCAACTGGTGGTCGGCGGCAAGGGCCTGGCACGCGGCATCGTGGAAGCCAAGGACCGCCGCACCGGCGAAAAGACCGAACTGCCCGTGGAAGG
- a CDS encoding metal ABC transporter solute-binding protein, Zn/Mn family, with amino-acid sequence MNISFALPKAIPTRVARFALLSLFLLSGLLAVPGSPAVAPASAAAAVQVAVSILPQKYFVQRIAGDLAEVTVMVPPGADPHTYEPKPSQMRGLAAARLYMTIGVPFEKAWLDRITAAGGKDMTLVRLEKGIDLLPEEEHAPAEEHAMDEDHDHDAMHDHDHDGDHDADHDHHDGEAAEGHHHHHEGGDPHIWLSPALVKVLAGSIKAALVKADPAHAALYRANHDAFVRELDDLDLHINGLFENVPENRRRFMVFHPAWSYFAHNYNLREVAIEVEGREPGPKQLTRIVEFAKKEKIETIFVQPQFSKRGAETIARNVGATLIEADPLAEDWAANIRRVAEAMAKTLNK; translated from the coding sequence ATGAACATCTCCTTTGCCCTTCCGAAAGCCATCCCGACCCGGGTTGCCCGATTCGCCCTGCTCTCCCTGTTCCTGCTGTCCGGCCTGCTTGCCGTGCCCGGTTCCCCCGCCGTTGCGCCCGCCAGCGCCGCTGCCGCCGTGCAGGTGGCGGTCAGCATCCTGCCGCAGAAGTATTTCGTCCAGCGCATCGCGGGTGACCTGGCCGAGGTGACGGTGATGGTGCCCCCCGGCGCAGACCCGCACACCTACGAGCCGAAACCCAGCCAGATGCGCGGGCTGGCGGCTGCCAGACTGTACATGACCATCGGCGTGCCCTTCGAAAAGGCCTGGCTGGACCGCATCACGGCGGCGGGCGGCAAGGACATGACCCTGGTGCGCCTGGAAAAGGGCATCGACCTTTTGCCGGAAGAAGAACACGCCCCGGCAGAAGAACACGCCATGGACGAGGACCATGACCACGACGCAATGCATGACCACGATCATGACGGTGACCATGACGCAGACCACGACCACCATGACGGCGAGGCCGCCGAAGGTCATCACCATCACCACGAAGGCGGCGACCCGCACATCTGGCTGTCTCCCGCGCTGGTGAAGGTGCTGGCCGGTTCCATCAAGGCCGCGCTGGTCAAGGCCGACCCGGCCCATGCCGCCCTGTACCGCGCCAACCACGACGCCTTCGTGCGCGAACTGGACGACCTGGACCTGCATATCAACGGCCTGTTCGAGAACGTGCCCGAAAACCGTCGCCGCTTCATGGTCTTTCACCCGGCGTGGAGCTACTTTGCCCACAACTACAACCTGCGCGAAGTGGCCATAGAGGTGGAGGGACGCGAACCGGGGCCGAAGCAGTTGACCCGCATCGTGGAGTTCGCCAAGAAGGAGAAGATCGAAACCATCTTCGTCCAGCCGCAGTTCTCCAAACGCGGCGCGGAAACCATCGCCCGCAACGTGGGCGCCACGCTCATCGAGGCCGATCCGCTGGCCGAAGACTGGGCCGCCAACATTCGCCGCGTGGCCGAGGCCATGGCCAAAACCCTGAACAAGTAG
- a CDS encoding metal ABC transporter ATP-binding protein, whose amino-acid sequence MHMSASAPGMPGAPHTPHEPVIAVRDLCFAYGDEPVLDHVDLTVERGEFLAVLGPNGGGKTTLLKLLLGLLAPRSGSVTLFGGAPQAALPRIGYVPQYSTARLDFPVTVLDVVLMGLAGTRRGLLGRHWSRDAASIDRAREALDQVGLSGMERRMVGELSGGQRQRAVVARALMAQPELLLLDEPTASIDPQGSFCFFEFLGTLRGPHTLVVVSHDLSIATSTFSNVAFVNRTLVHSRGAGLTPDMLSMLYGHHEKTCPMGAFISSVSGLFPVLPRMGDMPPSAAAAPTDSTTASTSQTSPAAKDA is encoded by the coding sequence ATGCACATGTCCGCCAGTGCGCCCGGCATGCCGGGCGCACCGCATACACCGCACGAACCGGTCATCGCCGTGCGCGACCTGTGCTTCGCCTATGGCGATGAACCGGTGCTGGACCACGTGGACCTTACCGTCGAGCGCGGCGAATTCCTGGCCGTGCTCGGGCCCAACGGCGGCGGCAAGACCACCCTGCTCAAACTGCTGCTGGGCCTGCTGGCCCCGCGTTCCGGCAGCGTCACGCTGTTTGGCGGCGCACCACAGGCTGCGCTGCCGCGCATCGGCTACGTGCCGCAGTATTCCACGGCCCGGCTGGACTTTCCCGTCACCGTGCTGGACGTGGTGCTGATGGGCCTTGCGGGCACCCGGCGCGGCCTGCTGGGCCGCCACTGGTCACGTGATGCCGCGTCCATCGACCGCGCCCGCGAGGCGTTGGACCAGGTGGGCCTTTCCGGCATGGAGCGGCGCATGGTGGGCGAGCTTTCCGGCGGGCAGCGACAGCGGGCCGTGGTGGCGCGCGCCCTGATGGCCCAGCCGGAACTGCTGTTGCTGGACGAGCCCACCGCCTCCATCGACCCGCAGGGCTCGTTCTGCTTCTTCGAATTTCTGGGCACCCTGCGCGGCCCGCACACCCTGGTGGTGGTCAGCCACGACCTGTCCATCGCCACGTCCACCTTCTCCAACGTGGCCTTCGTCAACCGCACCCTGGTGCACAGCCGGGGCGCGGGGCTGACCCCGGACATGCTGAGCATGCTCTATGGCCACCACGAAAAGACCTGCCCCATGGGGGCGTTCATCTCCTCCGTGTCCGGGCTGTTTCCGGTGCTGCCGCGTATGGGCGACATGCCGCCCTCCGCCGCCGCCGCGCCCACCGATTCCACGACCGCCTCCACCTCGCAGACCTCCCCCGCCGCAAAGGACGCCTGA
- the ispG gene encoding flavodoxin-dependent (E)-4-hydroxy-3-methylbut-2-enyl-diphosphate synthase yields MTIERRRTREVRIGSVRIGGDNPVVVQSMANTDTRDVDATVAQIRALSAVGCEVVRLAVLNEAAAAAIGPIRAASPVPLVADIHFDHRLAVAALEAGVDALRINPGNIGGEANVARVVDAARARGACIRVGVNSGSVERHLLERFGGPTPEAMVESALGHVRMLEDRGFGDIKISLKSSSVLHTIDAYRMLAERCDYPLHIGVTEAGTMMRGSVKSSVGLGVLLWLGIGDTLRVSLTSDPMEEIPVAWEILRSLGLRNRGPEIISCPTCGRTEIGLISLAQEVERRLAGETENFKVAVMGCAVNGPGEAREADIGIAGGRDKGIIFRKGEIIRTVKGGANLLAAFMEELDTFLAERKAARKDS; encoded by the coding sequence ATGACCATAGAACGCAGGCGGACCCGCGAGGTCCGCATCGGCTCCGTGCGCATCGGGGGGGACAACCCCGTGGTGGTGCAGAGCATGGCCAACACCGACACCCGCGACGTGGACGCCACCGTGGCGCAAATCCGCGCGCTGTCCGCCGTGGGGTGCGAGGTGGTGCGGCTTGCCGTGCTGAACGAGGCGGCGGCTGCGGCCATCGGCCCCATTCGCGCCGCATCGCCCGTGCCGCTGGTGGCGGACATCCATTTCGATCATCGCCTGGCCGTGGCCGCGCTGGAAGCGGGCGTGGATGCCCTGCGCATCAACCCCGGCAACATCGGGGGCGAGGCCAACGTGGCCCGCGTGGTGGATGCGGCCCGCGCGCGCGGCGCGTGCATCCGGGTGGGGGTCAATTCCGGCTCGGTGGAAAGGCACCTGCTGGAACGCTTTGGCGGGCCGACGCCCGAAGCCATGGTGGAAAGCGCCCTCGGCCATGTGCGCATGCTGGAGGACCGGGGATTCGGCGACATCAAGATATCGCTCAAGTCCTCGTCGGTGCTGCACACCATAGACGCCTACCGCATGCTGGCCGAACGGTGCGATTACCCCCTGCACATCGGGGTGACAGAGGCGGGCACCATGATGCGCGGGTCGGTCAAGTCGTCCGTGGGGCTTGGCGTGCTGCTGTGGCTGGGCATTGGCGACACGCTGCGCGTTTCGCTGACCAGCGACCCGATGGAGGAAATCCCCGTGGCGTGGGAAATCCTGCGTTCGCTGGGGCTGCGCAACCGGGGGCCGGAAATCATTTCCTGTCCGACCTGCGGGCGGACGGAGATCGGCCTGATCAGCCTTGCGCAGGAGGTGGAGCGCCGCCTTGCGGGCGAGACGGAAAACTTCAAGGTGGCCGTCATGGGCTGCGCCGTGAACGGCCCCGGCGAGGCGCGCGAGGCCGACATCGGCATTGCGGGCGGGCGCGACAAAGGCATCATCTTCCGCAAGGGAGAGATCATACGAACAGTCAAGGGCGGCGCGAACCTGCTCGCCGCCTTCATGGAAGAACTCGATACGTTCCTTGCCGAACGCAAGGCAGCCAGAAAGGACAGCTGA